A segment of the Candidatus Neomarinimicrobiota bacterium genome:
GCCGGCTTATGCAGGGGATTGAGGAATCTTTCGGGGGCTTCGATCAGTTCAAGAGTCAATTTGTGACAACGGCCGTTGGTGTTTTCGGGAGCGGGTGGGCCTGGCTCGTAGAGAAAAACGGCTCGCTTGCGATTACGGGTACTCCGAACGCAGAGAGTCCCTTTGCGGGGGGACAGAAAACGTTGATGGGAATTGACGTGTGGGAACATGCATACTACTTGGATTACCAGAACAGGAGGGGTGACCATGTTGCCGCCGTGCTGGATAATCTTATCAACTGGGACTACGTGGCAGACAGACTATAGGAAATGACTCGATTTCCGTTTTAGAGCTGAGTTTCCACTTCAATCACCCTGTTAGAACCGGATTCATAAAGGGCACATTGAAAGCCGTCTTTCAGGGCGGCTGCCCCCCATTTCCCATCAATTCGGAGGGCGACATAGGCCACCTGGAAATCGGCTTTGTCCCCATGACGTCTTCTAATTCTTTGAACGGCTTCCAGGCATGCTTCTTGCGGCAGTCGTCCCTGTCGCATTAATTCCACCACCAGAAAGCATCCCAGTGTCTTCATAATTTCCTCACCTCGACCTGTTGCCACGGCGGCTCCGACCTCATTGTCACAGAACATCCCGGCACCGATGATGGGACTGTCCCCTACCCTTCCATGAAGTTTGAATGCGAGACCGCTGGTACTGCAACCTGCGGCCATTTCACCTTCCTCGTTCAGGGCAATCAGGCCAATCGTATCGTGGGACTTCCCGGATTCCCCATGATCCCCCTCTCTTGACCTTTCCCTCCACTTCAACCACTTCTCCCGGGATGATTCCGTCAGGAGGTTTTCCTTTCTGAACCCGTTAGCCAGTGCAAATCTCTTGGCTCCTTCACCCGCCAGCATGACGTGATCAGTCATTTCCATGATCTTCCGGGCTACACTGATGGGATGCTTCACGTCTTGTAGAAAGACCACGGATCCGGCGTTCCCGTCCGAATCCATGATGCAGGCATCCAGAGTGACATTTCCTTCCTGATCTGGCGTTCCCCCATATCCCACTGAACTGACATTCGGATCCTCCTCGGGTACTCTGATCCCCGCCTCAACGGCGTCCACTGCCGATCCACCGTTCATGAGAGTTTTCATGGCTTCCCTGTTCGCATCCAGACCGAAACGCCAGGTAGAGATGACCATCGGTTTGCCCATCGATCTCTCGACGGAAGGTTCGGACTGCCCGAGAAAGATGGCGGGATGCAGTGCACTCAAGAATCCACTTTTCATGAAAACTCTTCTGGTCAACATTCGTACTCCCTCTTATTCCACGGATCTCATGAGCCGGTTCTCCCCATGGGAATGGTGATCTCGAAGACTGTTCCTTTCCCCATTTCCGACCAGCGAACGGAAATCGTCCCTCTCTGGAAATCCTCGATAATCCGCTTCGCGAGACTCAATCCCAATCCCCAGCCTCGCGTCTTCGTGGTGTAGCCGGGACGAAAGACGTTTTTCCAGTCCCGTTTTGGAATACCTTTCCCGTTGTCCCTGACGGAAATGACGGCTTTCATCCCTTGCTGGGCCACGCCTATGGAGACCTCTCCGGTGGGCTTATCGATAGAATCGATAGCGTTCTTCACAATGTTCTCCAAAACCCATGTGAGCAGAACGGGTGTTCCTCTCACTGTAACGGATTTCTCCTCGTTTACGTTGAGAACGATATTCTTGCTAGTCTGGGGGATACGTCGCCGGAAATAGTCAACGGTGCCGGAGATAAGATCCTTCAGGTCCACCTCCTCGAGACTCGGGGATGAGCCCATTCTGGCGAATCGGTCGCTAATCTGGCGCAGGCGGGCAATATCGGTTTCCATCTGGCCTGATACGTTGTTCGCCTCCTCCGGATAGTCGCGAAGCCTTTCCAACCATCCCATGAGTGACGAGACAGGCGTACCCAGTTGGTGTGCCGTCTCGCGAGCCATGCCGAACCAGATGTGCTGTTTCTCGTTTCTCCGGATGACCTGGAAGCCACCGTAACCCAGCAAGATAAACAGTGCCACCGCTCCAATCTCAGCGTACGGCAGAAGCCGAAGCTGCCTGATGAGGCCGGAGTCGCCGTAATGGAGATGCCCAACAACGATTCTTTCGGCCGCTTTTGGGCCGACGGCGGGAACCGTAATTTCCAGAGGGATAGGAACATTCTGACTGTCCATATCTCTCATGATCCGCTTTACGTATTTGAGCTCCAGTTCCCCATTCCCTGGAAGATTTCGCCAGTTGACAGGAATTCCGTCAGGGTCCGAGTGGATAACAGGAAAGCTAACCTTCTGGATGATTTCCCTGAAAACAAACTCAAGTTCTGTGTCGCTCTCATCCGTGATTCCCTTGGCGATCAATCGAGCATACAGACTAACGGTCTCCCTGCTCTCCTGTCTCAAATCTCTAATGACAGACTGGGTGTAAAAAAGAAGGCCGGCAACAAGAACAACAGCAGCCACGAAAAGGGCCGCCTTGATGTTTCCAGCTTGCCTGTAAAGCCTCACCGGTTGAAAACGCCACACGGGAGATTATTCGATAAAGTCATTCTGTCTAATATAATGAATTATGGAATCAACCTCGTCCCTCAACGCCAACTTGCTGGTGTTCACGGTTATTTCGGGGTTCTCAGGTTCTTCATAAGGGTCGTCAATCCCGGTGAAGTGTTTGATCTCACCACGACGAGCTTTCGAATAGAGTCCTTTCACATCACGGGCTTCGCAAACTTCCAGAGGACATTTCACAAATACTTCGACAAATCTGCCGATTCCCCCTCGAGCGTATCGGCGCTCCTGCTCATAGGGAGAAATAAAGGCACAGAGAACAATAATGCCGTGTTGAACCAGCAAATTGGCGACAAACGTGACCCTCTCGATATTCTTGTCCCTGTCCTCCTTGGTAAAAGTCAGGTCAGGGGTCAGCTTCTGCCGGACGACATCTCCATCCAGTCTCTGGACACGGTAACCCATTGTCTCCAGTTTTTCTTTCAGGGCTATGGAAATCGTGGTCTTTCCCGCCCCGGACAGGCCCGTCAACCATACGGCAACTCCCGGAACGGTGTTATCCCCCGGACGGAGAGTTTTCTTACTCTTCATGTTGATAATACCTCTTCAAAACCTCCTCCACCTCAGGTCTCGTGAATTCGACGGGCAGTCTTCCCCCGGATTCCAGTATCTCCCGTATTTTCGTTCCGCTTAAGAATATCTTTTCGTGGTCCAGGGCTCTCGATGTCTTCGTCGTGGCCATGGAATTCGTTCGCCGACAGTAGAAGGCATGCTCAAAGAACATGGGCTCAATGCCAATCTCTTCCCTGGAAAACGTGTCAAAGATTTTCTGGGCATCATAGGTTCCGTAAAAATCTTTATATCCCGCATGATCTCTTCCGACAATGAAGTGGGTGCAGCCATAGTTCTTTCTTGCAATCGCGTGGAGTATCGCTTCCCGGGGGCCTGCATAGCGCATGAAGGCCGGGTAGACAGACAGGAGTGTATGCCTGTGGGGAAAGTAGCTGTCCAGAATGGCCCTGTAACATTCCATCCTGATTTCGGCAGGGATGTCATCCTCACTTGTCTGTCCAACGATGGGATGAATCAATAGGCCGTCCACCATTTCCAGGGCACATTTCGTTATATATTCGTGAGCCCTGTGAATGGGATTTCTGGTCTGGAAGCCCACCACCGATTTCCAACCCCTCTTCCTGTACTGTTCCCTCAACTGTGCGGGACTGAGCCGGTAGTCACCGAATCGACCATGATGTGGTAGCACGTATGCTTCAACGTCTCCGGAAATATAGTAGTCACCCTGAGAGAAAAGTGCGGCTACGCCGGGATGAGACATGTCGCTGGTGAGGTAGACCTCCTTTGCCTCCTTCTCCTTATCGTAGTGAAAAACCTCCGAAACCGAAATCCTACCCAGGGCCGTGCCGTCAGGACCCCTCAAGAATATCGCATCTTCACCTTTCAGATCATCGTATTGATCTTTTGTGATGGGCAAAGTGACGGGAAGGGACCATACCTGTCCAGTGAGCAGCCTGAGATCTGCAAGTGTCGACAAATAGTCCGCTTTCGACATAAACCCTTTCAGAGGACTGAATGCACCTGTTGCCAGCATTTCGAAATCGGCAAGATTTCTTCTGTTCAGAATTAGTGAAGGGTTCAGGGAGTCCTCATCTTCCGGCAGCTCCTTCATGAGATCCAGTAGAACGCCTCCATGTGGCTCGATCATGACAGTCCTTTCCTCAACGGTGTGAAAGACTTTGCACAAGAAGTCAGGCGGCAAAATTACAAAACCTGCAAGTTACCTCAATGATTTATGTCCGGTGAAGACCCCTTCATTCACACCTTACTCCTGAATCTTAGAGCCACGCGAACTAACTTATCCCGGTTGATAAAAAGGATCACAAGAAGAACGGCTGACAGCACAATCCTCGAAACTGCACGGCATATCCGGAAGAGCTTGGTGTCGTACTCAAACGTGATCGAATGGCCGCCTGCGGGAAGAACGACAGATCGCAGTACATGATTTGTCTGGTAAATCCGGACAGGCTCGTTGTCTACCGTCGCCTTCCACCCGGGCCCGTAATAGTTTTCAGAGAGGACCAGCAGACCACCGTTCGGTGAAGAAGCCTCTAGGATAATTTCATTCTCTGAATATTTCCTCACCTCGACAGTTCCCATTCCACCGGGTTCAAACTCCGGACCGTCATAGTTAATGACAACTGCCTCCACTGCCGGATCAAAAGCAGGATCCGTTGTTTTTCTCAGGGATTCCTCCTGGCTCGACACGGGGTCTACCTGAGATACCAGCCAGGCCTTGGGAAGAACAGTCAGATTCCTGTAGACCGACTGTTTTTCGCTGAAAGCCAATTGAAAACCTCTCGGCTGAAGTTGTCGGGACGTGACAAGGTATTTCACGTTGAGCATGTTGAGAACGGGCAGACTGCTTAACCCTCCTCCGTCCATTAGATCCTGATAGGTCCTCAGCTTCACCGGGCGATACCCTCCAACACTCGACAGACCGAAATATCCGTGGCGATTGCTATTCATCTCGTCAGCAGGCAGAATGCGGAACAGACTGGAGTCTCTTCTCATGAAATCGATCTCTGGAGTTGTACGAAACCGTTCCGGCAGGTTTACCGGGTTTTTAAGGTGGAGAAACTCTCTGTCAACCACCCAAAGGTCAACCATCAGAATGCTGAGAAGAATCAGGCCGACCGCTTTCCCGTTCAGGTGCTGCCTGATTCCGAGCCAGATGGAAGTGAGTCCCGCGATCGATACGAAAAAGGCCAGAAGAAGACCTCTGTGAAATATCTCTTTCCTGACTGCAGCGAGTTGAGCCAGCACTTGTGGTTGAAATCTCTCCGCATCACCGCTCTTCACAAAGAGCCCAAGTGCTTCGTAAGTTGAGTCACCAATCAAGAGAAAAACGAGGGACAAGCCGATGAGCGGCCCAAGAATAAGGAGAACAGATAACCGAAGCCTTTTCACAGTTTCCGCTATTCTCTCTTCCAGGATTTCCATGAGGTTTTCGAGTCCCGTGGCTGCCAGCACACCCATTGTAAAAGGGAGGAGAACAAAAATCATCGAAGGAATCCTGAATCCGCTGAACAAAGGGGCAAACTTGTAGAGGGACCAGTAGAGTGGAGGAAAATGTCTTCCGAATCCAACAAGAAGGATTAAGACTGTCGCTATGGCCATGGATAGGGTGAGTCCCGACGGCTTCCGAATGGTGAGCGCCAGAACGGCAAGAACAACTGTCAGCAAACCTAGATAATGGGTGGACTGTGTAAACGGCATGCGACCCCAGTACGCCGCGGACTTCAAATCTCGAGTTGGATAATTCTGAAGTCCGTGGAAATAGGGGTAGATGAACGATACCGACTCTTTGGGATGGAATGACCATTGTGTGGCATAATCCCAGCTTGTACCGCGTTCACTCTCTTTTGTCTTTTGCAGTGCCGACGCACTTCCTCTCGTAGAATGACCTTGATATTGATACACCGGCACGTTGGGGTCCACGACCATCATGAGAGCCAGGATCAGACCGCCGAATATGGCCCCTGTCTGGATTCCCTCCCTCTTACGGCTCCAGGTTCGGCCAAGAAGGGATTTCACCTGCCTCCAGATCCAGAGGAATACCACCAGCATCCAGGTATAATAGACAACCTGGGGATGCTTCGCCCAAATTTGAAGCGCCGTTGCAAGAGAAAGATAAAGAACACCTCGCCATGATGAGCGGGCGAAAATGTACTCGACCATCAAGAAGACGTACGGCAAATAGCCCAGAGAGAGAATCTTTATTCCATGCCCGGCATTGATGAGACCGAACAGGTATGGTGTTAGACCGTAGACGGCAGAGCCAAACAGAGCAGGTACATATCCCAACCGTCGCCTTCTGAGAAACAGGAACATTCCAACCCCCCCGAGAGAGAAATAGAACCAGTACTTCACTCCCAGATTGACAAAAACCGGTCTGAGAACGTTCGCAACGAGGTCGGAGGGCATATACATGTACCCGGCGTACGAGGGGGCCCCTGAAAACAGGTGGGGATACCATTGTGGCATCTCTCCTTTTTCCCTGATG
Coding sequences within it:
- a CDS encoding superoxide dismutase, with product MTGNEGPFQLPQLPFEENALQPAISSQTVQLHYGKHHAAYFNNLNRLVEGTEFADMPLEEVVRRSFGNSDRQALFNNAGQAWNHIVYWEEMKPGGSPKPSGRLMQGIEESFGGFDQFKSQFVTTAVGVFGSGWAWLVEKNGSLAITGTPNAESPFAGGQKTLMGIDVWEHAYYLDYQNRRGDHVAAVLDNLINWDYVADRL
- a CDS encoding N(4)-(beta-N-acetylglucosaminyl)-L-asparaginase; the encoded protein is MLTRRVFMKSGFLSALHPAIFLGQSEPSVERSMGKPMVISTWRFGLDANREAMKTLMNGGSAVDAVEAGIRVPEEDPNVSSVGYGGTPDQEGNVTLDACIMDSDGNAGSVVFLQDVKHPISVARKIMEMTDHVMLAGEGAKRFALANGFRKENLLTESSREKWLKWRERSREGDHGESGKSHDTIGLIALNEEGEMAAGCSTSGLAFKLHGRVGDSPIIGAGMFCDNEVGAAVATGRGEEIMKTLGCFLVVELMRQGRLPQEACLEAVQRIRRRHGDKADFQVAYVALRIDGKWGAAALKDGFQCALYESGSNRVIEVETQL
- a CDS encoding HAMP domain-containing sensor histidine kinase is translated as MRLYRQAGNIKAALFVAAVVLVAGLLFYTQSVIRDLRQESRETVSLYARLIAKGITDESDTELEFVFREIIQKVSFPVIHSDPDGIPVNWRNLPGNGELELKYVKRIMRDMDSQNVPIPLEITVPAVGPKAAERIVVGHLHYGDSGLIRQLRLLPYAEIGAVALFILLGYGGFQVIRRNEKQHIWFGMARETAHQLGTPVSSLMGWLERLRDYPEEANNVSGQMETDIARLRQISDRFARMGSSPSLEEVDLKDLISGTVDYFRRRIPQTSKNIVLNVNEEKSVTVRGTPVLLTWVLENIVKNAIDSIDKPTGEVSIGVAQQGMKAVISVRDNGKGIPKRDWKNVFRPGYTTKTRGWGLGLSLAKRIIEDFQRGTISVRWSEMGKGTVFEITIPMGRTGS
- the cysC gene encoding adenylyl-sulfate kinase → MKSKKTLRPGDNTVPGVAVWLTGLSGAGKTTISIALKEKLETMGYRVQRLDGDVVRQKLTPDLTFTKEDRDKNIERVTFVANLLVQHGIIVLCAFISPYEQERRYARGGIGRFVEVFVKCPLEVCEARDVKGLYSKARRGEIKHFTGIDDPYEEPENPEITVNTSKLALRDEVDSIIHYIRQNDFIE
- the sat gene encoding sulfate adenylyltransferase, which gives rise to MIEPHGGVLLDLMKELPEDEDSLNPSLILNRRNLADFEMLATGAFSPLKGFMSKADYLSTLADLRLLTGQVWSLPVTLPITKDQYDDLKGEDAIFLRGPDGTALGRISVSEVFHYDKEKEAKEVYLTSDMSHPGVAALFSQGDYYISGDVEAYVLPHHGRFGDYRLSPAQLREQYRKRGWKSVVGFQTRNPIHRAHEYITKCALEMVDGLLIHPIVGQTSEDDIPAEIRMECYRAILDSYFPHRHTLLSVYPAFMRYAGPREAILHAIARKNYGCTHFIVGRDHAGYKDFYGTYDAQKIFDTFSREEIGIEPMFFEHAFYCRRTNSMATTKTSRALDHEKIFLSGTKIREILESGGRLPVEFTRPEVEEVLKRYYQHEE
- a CDS encoding YfhO family protein, whose product is MARFSIVVIPAAVFLFLNEMVISGKTPLAPDYLAHYPIKKWGEEFIREKGEMPQWYPHLFSGAPSYAGYMYMPSDLVANVLRPVFVNLGVKYWFYFSLGGVGMFLFLRRRRLGYVPALFGSAVYGLTPYLFGLINAGHGIKILSLGYLPYVFLMVEYIFARSSWRGVLYLSLATALQIWAKHPQVVYYTWMLVVFLWIWRQVKSLLGRTWSRKREGIQTGAIFGGLILALMMVVDPNVPVYQYQGHSTRGSASALQKTKESERGTSWDYATQWSFHPKESVSFIYPYFHGLQNYPTRDLKSAAYWGRMPFTQSTHYLGLLTVVLAVLALTIRKPSGLTLSMAIATVLILLVGFGRHFPPLYWSLYKFAPLFSGFRIPSMIFVLLPFTMGVLAATGLENLMEILEERIAETVKRLRLSVLLILGPLIGLSLVFLLIGDSTYEALGLFVKSGDAERFQPQVLAQLAAVRKEIFHRGLLLAFFVSIAGLTSIWLGIRQHLNGKAVGLILLSILMVDLWVVDREFLHLKNPVNLPERFRTTPEIDFMRRDSSLFRILPADEMNSNRHGYFGLSSVGGYRPVKLRTYQDLMDGGGLSSLPVLNMLNVKYLVTSRQLQPRGFQLAFSEKQSVYRNLTVLPKAWLVSQVDPVSSQEESLRKTTDPAFDPAVEAVVINYDGPEFEPGGMGTVEVRKYSENEIILEASSPNGGLLVLSENYYGPGWKATVDNEPVRIYQTNHVLRSVVLPAGGHSITFEYDTKLFRICRAVSRIVLSAVLLVILFINRDKLVRVALRFRSKV